From Leptodactylus fuscus isolate aLepFus1 chromosome 11, aLepFus1.hap2, whole genome shotgun sequence, one genomic window encodes:
- the RPS4X gene encoding small ribosomal subunit protein eS4, X isoform: protein MARGPKKHLKRVAAPKHWMLDKLTGVFAPRPSTGPHKLRECLPLIIFLRNRLKYALTGDEVKKICMQRFIKIDGKVRTDITYPAGFMDVISIEKTGEHFRLVYDTKGRFAVHRITAEEAKYKLCKVRKTWVGTKGIPHLVTHDARTIRYPDPLIKVNDTVQIDLETGKITDFIKFDTGNLCIATGGANLGRVGVITNRERHPGSFDVVHVKDANGNSFATRMSNIFVIGKGNKPWISLPRGKGIRLTIAEERDKRLAAKQTSG, encoded by the exons ATG GCTCGCGGACCCAAGAAGCATTTGAAGCGCGTCGCAGCACCCAAGCATTGGATGCTGGATAAGCTGACTGGTGTCTTT GCACCACGTCCATCCACTGGTCCCCACAAGCTTAGGGAGTGCTTGCCCCTCATTATCTTCTTGAGGAACAGGCTGAAGTACGCCCTGACTGGAGATGAAGTGAAGAAGATTTGTATGCAACGCTTCATTAAGATTGATGGCAAGGTCCGCACAGACATTACATACCCTGCCGGTTTCATGG ATGTCATCAGCATTGAGAAAACTGGTGAGCACTTCCGTCTGGTATACGACACCAAGGGTAGATTTGCAGTGCACAGGATCACAGCTGAAGAGGCAAAG TACAAGCTGTGCAAGGTGAGGAAGACCTGGGTGGGAACAAAAGGAATCCCTCACTTGGTAACCCACGATGCCCGCACCATCCGTTACCCCGACCCTCTCATTAAGGTCAATGACACTGTTCAGATTGACCTGGAAACCGGCAAGATTACAGACTTCATCAAGTTCGATACTG GTAACCTCTGCATTGCAACTGGAGGTGCTAACTTGGGTAGAGTTGGTGTCATCACCAACCGGGAGAGGCACCCAGGTTCCTTTGATGTGGTTCACGTCAAGGATGCCAATGGAAACAGCTTCGCCACCAGGATGTCCAACATTTTTGTTATTGGCAAA ggTAACAAACCCTGGATTTCATTGCCACGCGGAAAGGGTATCCGCTTAACCATTGCTGAGGAGAGAGACAAGAGACTGGCAGCCAAGCAGACCAGTGGTTGA